One window of Deltaproteobacteria bacterium genomic DNA carries:
- the rpsB gene encoding 30S ribosomal protein S2, with amino-acid sequence MVEITIKQLLEAGVHFGHQTSRWNPKMKPYIFGARNGIHIVDLQQTVGMLRETCKFVRDLAAQGGQFLFVGTKKQAQEVVREEAERCGMFFVNNRWPGGLLTNFQTVRKSIERLKKLDEILDNPSLSDAFTKKELLGHSRERDKLMTALGGIKLMRKAPDALFVIDSRKEEIAVKEANKLGIPVVAPVDTNCDPDVISHKVPGNDDAIRAIRLFTNVIAEAIIEGRSVHEERQQGEGKEEAVLLNEPVSAGAAAAQVEEAGAL; translated from the coding sequence ATGGTTGAGATTACGATCAAGCAATTGCTTGAAGCCGGGGTCCATTTTGGTCATCAGACGAGCCGATGGAACCCGAAGATGAAGCCGTATATTTTTGGCGCGCGAAACGGCATCCATATTGTCGACCTTCAGCAGACCGTAGGCATGCTACGTGAAACCTGCAAATTTGTCCGCGACTTGGCCGCTCAAGGTGGCCAGTTCCTCTTCGTCGGTACCAAGAAACAAGCGCAAGAAGTCGTGCGGGAGGAAGCCGAACGCTGCGGCATGTTTTTCGTCAACAACCGCTGGCCAGGTGGGTTGCTGACCAATTTTCAAACCGTGCGCAAATCCATCGAGCGCCTTAAAAAGCTCGACGAGATCTTGGACAATCCTTCTTTGTCCGATGCCTTTACGAAGAAGGAACTGCTCGGCCACAGTCGGGAACGCGACAAACTGATGACTGCTTTGGGCGGTATCAAGTTAATGCGGAAGGCCCCGGACGCCTTGTTCGTTATCGATTCACGCAAGGAAGAGATTGCCGTGAAAGAAGCCAATAAACTCGGCATCCCTGTCGTTGCTCCGGTGGATACGAATTGCGACCCCGATGTAATCTCGCACAAGGTGCCTGGGAACGACGACGCCATTCGGGCTATTCGTTTGTTCACCAATGTCATCGCGGAGGCCATTATTGAAGGCCGGTCCGTGCATGAGGAACGCCAGCAGGGCGAGGGCAAAGAAGAAGCCGTGCTGCTCAACGAACCGGTCTCTGCCGGAGCAGCCGCCGCCCAGGTCGAAGAGGCAGGTGCACTATGA
- a CDS encoding isoprenyl transferase, with protein MSVGLEKERLPRHVAVIMDGNGRWAQRRGLTRVEGHKRGKAAVQAIVEASGEIGLEYLTLYAFSTENWQRPVGEVRALMSLLRRYLRTELHRLMQNNVRLRAVGDLNRLPSSVQTALAEAVHVTQANSGLTVVLAVSYGGREEIVAAARDLASAVQAGRLTPQDIDERTFSQHLWTSDIPDPDLLIRTSGEFRLSNFLLWQVAYAEIYVTETLWPDFGRDEFLCALSDYQGRERRFGRTTEQQPATELRRVAR; from the coding sequence GTGAGTGTGGGCTTGGAGAAAGAACGATTGCCACGGCACGTTGCCGTCATCATGGACGGCAACGGCCGCTGGGCGCAACGGCGCGGTCTCACTCGCGTGGAAGGCCATAAGCGCGGGAAAGCCGCTGTCCAGGCCATCGTAGAGGCTTCCGGGGAAATCGGCCTCGAATACCTCACCTTATATGCGTTCTCTACCGAAAACTGGCAACGGCCCGTCGGCGAAGTCCGCGCCCTGATGAGTTTGCTGCGCCGGTATCTGCGCACGGAACTGCACCGGCTGATGCAGAATAACGTTCGCTTGCGCGCGGTCGGCGATCTGAATCGGCTTCCTTCTTCCGTCCAAACCGCTCTGGCCGAAGCTGTGCATGTAACCCAGGCTAATAGTGGTTTGACGGTCGTGCTCGCCGTCAGTTATGGCGGTCGCGAAGAAATTGTCGCCGCCGCGCGTGATCTTGCCTCCGCCGTGCAAGCTGGACGATTGACGCCGCAAGATATTGACGAGCGTACGTTCTCCCAACATCTGTGGACCAGCGACATTCCCGACCCGGACCTGCTCATTCGTACGAGCGGAGAATTCCGCCTGAGTAACTTTCTCTTGTGGCAGGTCGCGTATGCCGAAATCTATGTGACGGAAACGCTCTGGCCCGATTTTGGGCGAGACGAATTCCTTTGCGCGCTTTCGGATTACCAAGGGCGAGAGCGACGCTTCGGGCGAACGACGGAGCAGCAACCGGCCACGGAATTGCGACGCGTGGCGCGCTAG
- a CDS encoding UMP kinase gives MAQTPPQRYRRVLLKIGGEALAGDVGYGIDDAFLTRVAHEVKEVRELGCEIALVLGGGNIFRGATGHAKGMERATADYMGMLATVINSLAMQEALERIGVPTRVMSALTVAPVAEPYIRRRATRHLEKGRVVIFAAGTGNPYFTTDTAASLRAMEIGAQILCKATKVDGVYDADPLRVAGAKKYQELTYIQVLQQNLKVMDATAISLCMDNRLPILVFSLLEPGNIKRVALGESVGTLVHGGTE, from the coding sequence ATGGCGCAGACCCCTCCGCAACGATATCGGCGCGTCTTGCTGAAAATCGGTGGCGAAGCGCTCGCTGGCGATGTTGGGTACGGTATCGACGATGCCTTTCTCACGCGCGTGGCGCATGAAGTGAAGGAAGTCCGAGAGCTGGGGTGCGAGATTGCACTGGTGCTCGGCGGAGGGAACATCTTTCGCGGTGCCACGGGCCACGCCAAGGGTATGGAACGCGCGACTGCCGACTATATGGGCATGCTCGCGACCGTGATTAATAGTTTGGCCATGCAGGAGGCGCTAGAAAGAATAGGGGTCCCGACCCGCGTCATGTCGGCGCTGACCGTCGCTCCGGTCGCGGAGCCGTACATTCGTCGCCGCGCCACCCGGCATCTGGAAAAAGGGCGCGTGGTCATCTTTGCCGCCGGCACGGGCAATCCGTACTTCACGACCGATACCGCCGCGAGTTTGCGGGCAATGGAAATCGGCGCGCAGATACTCTGTAAGGCAACGAAAGTCGATGGTGTGTACGATGCCGATCCGCTGCGAGTGGCGGGGGCGAAGAAGTACCAAGAGTTGACCTATATCCAAGTACTCCAGCAGAACCTCAAGGTGATGGACGCCACGGCGATTTCCTTGTGCATGGATAACCGGTTGCCGATCCTCGTGTTTAGTTTGCTCGAACCCGGGAACATCAAGCGTGTCGCGCTTGGGGAATCTGTGGGGACACTGGTGCACGGAGGAACAGAATGA
- the tsf gene encoding translation elongation factor Ts, producing MSEKASITLVRELRERTGAGVVDCQKALAETGGELEKAITFLREKGLAAAAKRVGRAAAQGTVGSYIHGGGKIGVLVEVNCETDFVARTEEFQRLVKDISMQIAAANPRYVRREEVSEAEKEKERAIYRTQTEQSGKPTAVIERIVEGKLVKFFSELCLLEQPFIRDPSKTIEQLVKESVARTGENIVVRRFSRFQIGEGEESGGQTE from the coding sequence ATGAGCGAGAAGGCGAGCATCACCCTTGTCAGGGAATTGCGCGAGCGTACTGGAGCCGGGGTCGTCGACTGTCAAAAGGCGTTGGCGGAGACCGGTGGAGAGCTGGAAAAAGCAATCACGTTCTTACGCGAAAAGGGGCTGGCCGCTGCGGCGAAGAGAGTTGGGCGTGCTGCCGCACAAGGGACAGTGGGGTCTTACATCCATGGCGGTGGGAAAATCGGGGTGTTGGTGGAAGTGAACTGCGAAACCGACTTTGTCGCCCGCACGGAAGAGTTCCAGCGCTTGGTGAAAGATATTTCCATGCAGATTGCTGCGGCGAATCCGCGCTATGTCCGGCGAGAGGAAGTATCGGAGGCCGAGAAAGAAAAAGAACGTGCGATCTACCGGACGCAAACCGAACAATCCGGCAAACCGACTGCGGTGATCGAGCGGATTGTCGAAGGGAAGCTGGTGAAGTTCTTCAGCGAACTCTGTTTACTGGAGCAACCGTTTATTCGCGATCCCAGCAAGACGATCGAACAGCTGGTCAAAGAGTCGGTTGCCCGCACCGGAGAGAATATCGTTGTCCGCCGCTTTTCTCGCTTCCAAATCGGTGAAGGAGAAGAGTCGGGAGGGCAGACCGAGTAA
- the rho gene encoding transcription termination factor Rho, which translates to MGRTAVRNNGGSQNEITEARDARVDVAPEEETGLNLKALKEKKIGELAQIARDFNVEGASSMRKQDLIFAILQAQAEQSGFIYGEGVLEILSDGFGFLRSPDYNYLPGPDDIYVSPSQIRRFNLRTGDVVAGQIRPPKEGERYFALLKVEAINYEEPERAREKILFDNLTPLYPQEQLKLEHAPQEYTTRIIDLLTPIGKGQRGLVVAAPRTGKTMMLQSLAHGIAQNHKEVILIVLLIDERPEEVTDMQRSVRAEVVSSTFDEPATRHVQVAEMVIEKAKRLVEHGKDVVVLLDSITRLARAYNAVVPPSGKLLSGGVDANALRGPKKFFGAARNIEDGGSLTIIGTALVDTGSRMDEVIFEEFKGTGNMEIHLDRRLMDKRIFPAVDINRSGTRKEELLLPREVLNRVWILRKLLAQLNTVEAMEFLMDKMQGTKSNQEFLESMNQ; encoded by the coding sequence ATGGGTCGGACGGCCGTACGAAACAACGGTGGTAGTCAGAACGAAATCACCGAAGCACGCGACGCTCGCGTCGATGTTGCACCGGAGGAAGAAACCGGCCTTAATCTCAAAGCCCTCAAAGAAAAGAAGATCGGTGAGCTGGCGCAGATTGCCCGCGACTTCAATGTCGAAGGCGCGTCAAGCATGCGCAAGCAAGATCTCATCTTCGCTATCCTGCAAGCCCAAGCCGAACAAAGCGGCTTCATTTATGGCGAGGGGGTGCTCGAAATCCTTTCCGACGGATTCGGGTTTTTGCGCTCGCCGGATTATAACTATCTCCCTGGGCCGGACGATATTTATGTCTCGCCAAGTCAGATCCGCCGTTTTAACTTGCGAACCGGAGACGTGGTGGCCGGTCAGATTCGCCCGCCTAAAGAAGGAGAACGTTACTTTGCGCTCTTGAAGGTCGAGGCGATCAACTATGAGGAGCCGGAGCGCGCGCGCGAAAAGATTCTGTTCGATAACTTGACGCCGCTCTATCCTCAAGAACAACTCAAGCTCGAACATGCGCCGCAGGAGTACACGACCCGCATCATCGATTTGCTGACCCCGATCGGGAAAGGGCAGCGCGGTTTGGTGGTGGCAGCGCCCCGCACCGGAAAAACGATGATGTTGCAAAGCCTTGCTCATGGCATCGCGCAGAATCATAAAGAAGTGATCCTCATTGTCCTCTTGATTGACGAGCGTCCTGAAGAAGTGACGGATATGCAACGCTCGGTGCGGGCAGAGGTTGTGAGTTCGACTTTCGATGAACCTGCGACTCGCCACGTCCAAGTGGCGGAAATGGTGATCGAAAAAGCGAAACGTCTTGTGGAACATGGGAAGGATGTCGTCGTTCTGCTCGACAGTATCACTCGTCTTGCCCGCGCGTATAACGCGGTGGTGCCTCCGAGCGGCAAGCTGCTGTCCGGCGGTGTCGATGCCAATGCGTTACGCGGGCCGAAAAAGTTTTTCGGCGCGGCGCGAAACATCGAAGATGGCGGCAGCTTGACCATTATCGGTACGGCGCTCGTCGACACCGGCAGCCGGATGGACGAGGTGATCTTCGAGGAATTCAAAGGGACGGGCAATATGGAGATCCATTTGGATCGCCGCCTTATGGACAAACGGATCTTCCCTGCGGTGGACATCAACCGTTCGGGAACTCGCAAAGAAGAATTGCTCTTGCCCCGCGAGGTCCTCAATCGGGTCTGGATCTTGCGCAAGCTGCTCGCTCAGCTCAACACGGTGGAGGCGATGGAGTTCCTGATGGATAAAATGCAGGGAACGAAGAGCAATCAGGAATTTTTGGAGTCGATGAATCAGTAA
- the rseP gene encoding RIP metalloprotease RseP: protein MDFSNIAIIVQVVIVFGLIVFVHELGHFLVAKWAGVGVERFSLGFGPKIFGKRVGETEYMISAVPLGGYVKMVGEEIGEEIDPALERISFSHKPVGKRFLIVAAGPSSNLFWAFVIFAVTFASFGVNLPLDTPTIGGVQEGWPAQKAGIESGDEVLSVGGTEVKTWEGMAKLIQQAQGKETQVMVKKKATGQSVTLSLTPELRDDPTGDAGAKKYAIGIVPASQTKAVSVGEAIVLGAEQTWLWAKLITVSLFKLFRGEVSAKELGGPILIAQVAGQQAKLGLEYLLRFAAIINVNLAIFNLLPIPVLDGGHLFFFSIEAILGRPLSLRSREMAWRVGFLVIISLIVIVFYNDIARLVG, encoded by the coding sequence ATGGATTTCTCGAACATTGCGATCATCGTTCAAGTTGTCATCGTCTTCGGATTAATCGTCTTCGTCCACGAACTGGGCCATTTTCTCGTGGCGAAATGGGCTGGGGTGGGCGTTGAGCGGTTTTCTCTCGGGTTTGGCCCCAAGATTTTCGGGAAACGAGTGGGCGAAACCGAGTATATGATCAGTGCCGTCCCGCTCGGCGGCTATGTCAAGATGGTGGGGGAGGAGATTGGAGAGGAGATTGATCCCGCCCTTGAGCGCATCTCTTTCTCGCATAAGCCGGTGGGGAAGCGGTTTCTCATTGTCGCGGCCGGTCCTTCTTCTAATCTGTTCTGGGCTTTCGTGATTTTTGCGGTCACCTTCGCTTCCTTCGGTGTGAATTTACCGTTGGATACGCCGACGATCGGTGGGGTGCAGGAGGGATGGCCGGCGCAGAAAGCGGGAATCGAATCCGGCGATGAAGTCCTGAGTGTCGGCGGGACGGAGGTCAAAACCTGGGAGGGCATGGCGAAGCTCATCCAACAAGCGCAAGGAAAAGAAACCCAGGTGATGGTGAAGAAGAAGGCGACAGGACAAAGCGTGACGCTGTCCCTGACGCCCGAATTGCGAGACGATCCGACCGGCGACGCCGGAGCGAAGAAATATGCGATCGGCATCGTGCCGGCCTCGCAAACGAAGGCTGTCTCCGTGGGCGAAGCCATTGTGTTAGGCGCCGAGCAGACGTGGCTGTGGGCGAAGTTGATTACCGTGAGTTTGTTCAAACTTTTTCGCGGCGAAGTGTCGGCCAAAGAACTTGGCGGGCCTATTTTGATCGCCCAGGTGGCCGGACAACAAGCGAAGCTCGGGCTAGAATACCTGCTCCGCTTTGCCGCCATTATCAATGTGAATCTTGCCATCTTTAACCTGTTGCCTATTCCCGTGCTCGACGGCGGGCATCTCTTCTTTTTCTCTATCGAGGCGATTCTTGGCCGCCCGCTTAGTCTACGTTCCCGGGAGATGGCGTGGCGTGTCGGGTTCCTGGTGATCATTTCGCTGATTGTTATCGTCTTCTACAACGATATCGCCCGGCTGGTTGGGTAA
- the frr gene encoding ribosome recycling factor, which yields MNAQVLDAIKKEMEHAIDAMRKELAKMRTGRASTALIEGVLVDYYGARTPLNQLAALSAPEPRLLVVQPYDRGGMQAIEKAILQADLGLNPINDGKVIRVPIPELTEERRKELVRHAHKVAEGYRVSVRNHRRDANERLKKMQKEKQIPEDEARSTQDRVQKLTDEYIEKLDKVLKAKEDELMAV from the coding sequence ATGAATGCGCAAGTACTAGACGCAATCAAAAAAGAGATGGAGCACGCGATTGACGCCATGCGGAAAGAACTCGCGAAGATGCGAACTGGCCGCGCGTCCACTGCTCTGATCGAGGGCGTGTTGGTGGACTACTATGGCGCTCGCACTCCCCTCAATCAACTCGCCGCACTTTCGGCTCCTGAACCGCGCTTGCTGGTCGTCCAGCCGTACGATCGCGGGGGCATGCAAGCGATCGAGAAAGCCATCCTCCAAGCAGACCTCGGCTTGAATCCCATCAATGACGGAAAGGTCATCCGCGTTCCCATCCCCGAACTCACCGAAGAACGCCGCAAGGAACTGGTGCGCCACGCCCACAAAGTAGCGGAAGGGTATCGTGTGTCGGTTCGGAACCATCGCCGCGACGCCAACGAGCGCTTGAAGAAAATGCAAAAGGAGAAACAAATTCCTGAAGACGAGGCTCGTTCGACACAAGACCGCGTGCAGAAGCTGACCGACGAGTATATCGAGAAACTCGACAAAGTGCTCAAGGCAAAAGAAGACGAACTCATGGCGGTCTAA
- a CDS encoding phosphatidate cytidylyltransferase — translation MLRARLLTAALALPLLIGLISYAPPWLFSGILLVCTGLGLYEYFSLLGAQLSFSPVLGIAWGMAIAIALLLLDANVASAVIVGGLFLAFFLALAEKNPQRGIQSVSETLLGVLYVGFLVPHLALLRQMPDGIGWVFFVFLVAMVGDTAGYAVGRTWGKRKLLPHISPGKTVEGSLGSVVGNLGGAACAWLWFFPQRSLVEFMCLGLAAGLLAQAGDLCESAIKRAFGAKDSGHLLPGHGGILDRLDSLLFPAAFIYYYEQLLR, via the coding sequence GTGCTGCGCGCTCGCTTGCTCACTGCCGCCCTTGCTCTCCCTCTTCTCATTGGGCTGATCTCTTACGCCCCTCCTTGGCTGTTCTCCGGCATCTTGCTCGTGTGTACAGGACTTGGACTCTATGAGTATTTTTCTTTGCTCGGAGCCCAGCTCTCTTTCTCGCCGGTCTTGGGAATAGCGTGGGGGATGGCAATCGCAATCGCTCTTCTTCTGCTCGATGCCAATGTCGCGAGCGCCGTCATCGTTGGTGGTCTCTTCCTCGCTTTTTTCCTTGCTCTCGCGGAAAAAAATCCTCAACGTGGAATCCAGAGCGTGAGCGAAACGCTGCTTGGGGTCTTGTACGTGGGATTCCTGGTCCCGCACCTCGCACTCCTTCGCCAAATGCCGGATGGCATAGGGTGGGTGTTCTTCGTTTTTCTCGTGGCAATGGTAGGAGATACCGCCGGATACGCGGTCGGACGCACATGGGGGAAGAGAAAATTGCTTCCTCATATCAGTCCGGGGAAAACGGTGGAAGGCAGTCTCGGGTCCGTCGTGGGCAATCTTGGCGGCGCGGCCTGTGCTTGGCTGTGGTTCTTCCCGCAACGGTCGTTAGTGGAGTTTATGTGCCTTGGATTGGCGGCAGGGCTGCTGGCTCAGGCCGGCGATTTGTGCGAGTCGGCGATCAAGCGCGCTTTCGGGGCGAAAGACTCGGGGCATTTGTTGCCTGGCCATGGCGGCATCTTGGATCGGCTCGACAGCCTGCTTTTCCCCGCCGCCTTTATCTATTACTATGAACAACTTTTGAGGTAG